From Actinomyces slackii, a single genomic window includes:
- a CDS encoding class I SAM-dependent methyltransferase, whose protein sequence is MSEHYFSASPQGDPRSRTHRFTIRGTEHEVITAAGVFSADRLDKGTQVLLDHVPDPPAHGTALDLGCGWGPIALALCDAAPQARVLATDINERAVDLTARNTAGRNARALLAPDLLAELHRSGDRLDVIWSNPPVRIGKTALHALLADWLPLLADDGEAWLVVGKNLGADSLAGWMAEQGWRVSREASAKGFRILRVSR, encoded by the coding sequence GTGAGCGAGCACTACTTCTCGGCCTCCCCGCAGGGCGATCCGCGCAGCCGCACCCACCGCTTCACCATCCGCGGCACCGAGCATGAGGTCATCACGGCCGCGGGCGTGTTCAGCGCCGACCGCCTGGACAAGGGCACGCAGGTGCTGCTCGATCACGTCCCCGATCCGCCCGCCCACGGCACCGCCCTGGACCTGGGCTGCGGCTGGGGGCCCATCGCCCTGGCCCTGTGCGACGCCGCCCCCCAGGCCCGGGTCCTGGCCACCGACATCAATGAGCGGGCCGTTGACCTGACCGCCCGCAACACCGCCGGCCGTAATGCGCGCGCCCTCCTGGCACCCGACCTGCTGGCGGAGCTTCACCGGAGCGGGGACCGGCTCGATGTCATCTGGTCCAATCCTCCGGTGCGCATCGGCAAGACGGCCCTTCACGCCCTCCTGGCCGATTGGCTCCCCCTCCTGGCCGACGACGGCGAGGCCTGGCTCGTCGTCGGCAAGAACCTGGGCGCCGACTCCCTGGCCGGGTGGATGGCCGAGCAGGGCTGGCGGGTCAGCCGCGAGGCCTCCGCCAAGGGCTTCCGCATCCTGCGCGTCAGCCGCTGA
- the dapF gene encoding diaminopimelate epimerase: MPSTLGPGAGLSGRELIKGHATLNDFLLLVDPERDAAVSAADIAAVCDRRAGIGADGFVRVVRTQALPGAQDFAAAAPQAHWFMDYYNADGTVAEVNGNAARLFAHVLDHEGLADVGEEESITIGTRAGARSLTRLGDLWTVDMGPARLPHREAARAEGWDTAVVVPGLKGQRAALSVSMGSPHTVLALGEEAELDSAELAGLKGSGEPVAYDPAPDQGTNLELVVPLGEETDPDSGRAVGLARMRVLERGVGETLSSGTGACAAAVALSVWQGQDAPQDYRLLVAGGELGVHVGPDPLAPGATVLLTGPASITARITVA, from the coding sequence ATGCCATCGACCCTGGGACCCGGCGCGGGCCTGAGCGGGCGCGAGCTCATCAAGGGCCACGCCACCCTCAACGACTTCCTCCTGCTCGTCGACCCCGAGCGCGATGCCGCCGTCTCCGCCGCCGATATCGCCGCCGTGTGCGACCGGCGCGCGGGCATCGGCGCTGACGGCTTCGTGCGCGTGGTGCGCACCCAGGCCCTGCCCGGCGCGCAGGACTTCGCCGCCGCGGCCCCCCAGGCGCACTGGTTCATGGACTACTACAACGCCGACGGCACCGTGGCCGAGGTCAATGGCAACGCCGCCCGGCTCTTCGCCCACGTCCTGGACCATGAGGGCCTGGCTGACGTGGGGGAGGAGGAGTCCATCACCATCGGCACCCGGGCGGGGGCGCGCAGCCTCACCCGCCTGGGCGACCTGTGGACCGTGGACATGGGGCCCGCACGGCTGCCCCACCGCGAGGCCGCCCGCGCCGAGGGCTGGGACACCGCCGTCGTCGTGCCCGGGCTTAAGGGGCAGCGCGCCGCCCTGAGCGTGTCCATGGGCAGCCCGCACACCGTCCTCGCCCTGGGGGAGGAGGCCGAGCTGGACTCCGCTGAGCTGGCGGGGCTGAAGGGCTCCGGCGAGCCAGTGGCCTACGATCCAGCCCCCGACCAGGGCACCAACCTGGAGCTGGTGGTGCCCCTGGGGGAGGAGACGGATCCTGACAGCGGGCGGGCCGTGGGGCTGGCCCGCATGCGAGTCCTTGAGCGGGGCGTGGGGGAGACCCTCTCCAGTGGGACCGGCGCCTGCGCAGCGGCTGTGGCTCTGAGCGTGTGGCAGGGACAGGACGCCCCCCAGGACTACCGCCTGCTCGTGGCCGGAGGGGAACTGGGCGTCCACGTGGGGCCCGATCCTCTGGCGCCCGGGGCCACCGTGCTGCTGACCGGACCGGCCTCCATCACCGCCAGGATCACTGTGGCCTGA
- the brnQ gene encoding branched-chain amino acid transport system II carrier protein, with translation MSHPTADGAPAGSPARRLITTGLMLFALFFGAGNLIFPPVLGASAGPGLPAVMAGFLATGVLLPLVAIIAVSTSGEGIVGLARRVGRGFGLVMPAAVYLAIGPLYAIARVTTVSYELTARPLLELAGIPVGPWALPVHALVFLAVSSLIALRPSRLADRIGRWLTPALLLLIIVLCAVAISAGRVIDRAPEPAYAAAPVAQGLTQGYFTMDVLAATVFGIVVLNALRGQGISDQRRIVAYTSGAGCLAAALLAGVYVGLAMIGARTPGPVNDGTALLRAAAEDGLGRAGVVIFGAIVLLACLTTAVGLLSAWAGYASTLLARTSFEGQLLGAAGVTFILSNLGLAAIIQIISPVTLLLYPMTITLITVTIVDVVAPGHLKAAYRWGVAVSGLLGLVSALADVGVAAPSQALARTGMWDDATGWILPTTVAVLVGLAWDIHRGRWTTPADDKSDAEEEITHAVASHLTQEASAP, from the coding sequence ATGTCCCATCCCACCGCTGATGGCGCCCCCGCGGGCTCGCCGGCGCGCCGTCTCATCACCACCGGGCTCATGCTCTTCGCCCTGTTCTTCGGGGCGGGCAACCTCATCTTCCCGCCGGTGCTGGGCGCCTCGGCCGGGCCGGGCCTGCCCGCCGTCATGGCCGGGTTCCTCGCCACCGGCGTGCTGCTGCCCCTGGTGGCGATCATCGCCGTGTCCACCTCCGGGGAGGGGATCGTGGGACTGGCGCGGCGCGTGGGCCGCGGCTTCGGCCTGGTCATGCCCGCGGCCGTCTACCTGGCCATCGGCCCCCTCTACGCCATCGCCAGGGTCACCACCGTGTCCTACGAGCTGACCGCGCGCCCCCTGCTGGAGCTGGCCGGGATCCCGGTGGGCCCCTGGGCGCTGCCGGTGCACGCCCTGGTCTTCCTCGCGGTCAGCTCCCTCATCGCCCTGCGCCCCAGCCGCCTGGCCGACCGGATCGGGCGCTGGCTCACCCCGGCGCTGCTCCTGCTCATCATCGTGCTGTGCGCCGTGGCGATCAGCGCGGGGAGGGTCATCGATCGCGCTCCCGAGCCCGCCTACGCCGCGGCTCCCGTGGCCCAGGGGCTGACCCAGGGCTACTTCACCATGGATGTCCTGGCGGCCACCGTGTTCGGCATCGTGGTCCTCAACGCCCTGCGCGGCCAGGGGATCAGCGACCAGCGGCGGATCGTGGCCTACACCTCGGGGGCGGGATGCCTGGCGGCGGCGCTTCTGGCCGGTGTCTATGTGGGCCTGGCCATGATCGGGGCGCGCACGCCCGGGCCCGTCAATGATGGGACCGCCCTGCTGCGCGCGGCCGCGGAGGACGGCCTGGGTCGGGCAGGGGTGGTGATCTTCGGGGCCATCGTCCTGCTGGCCTGCCTGACCACGGCGGTCGGGCTGCTGTCGGCCTGGGCCGGCTACGCCTCCACGCTCCTGGCGCGCACCAGCTTCGAGGGCCAGCTCCTGGGCGCGGCCGGGGTCACCTTCATCCTGTCCAATCTGGGCCTGGCCGCGATCATCCAGATCATCTCCCCGGTCACCCTGCTGCTCTACCCCATGACCATCACCCTCATCACGGTGACCATCGTGGATGTGGTGGCCCCCGGGCACCTGAAGGCCGCCTACCGCTGGGGCGTGGCAGTCTCCGGGCTGCTGGGCCTGGTTTCGGCCCTGGCCGACGTCGGGGTCGCCGCCCCCTCCCAGGCCCTGGCGCGCACGGGGATGTGGGATGACGCCACGGGGTGGATCCTGCCCACCACGGTGGCCGTCCTGGTGGGACTGGCCTGGGACATCCACCGGGGCCGCTGGACCACGCCGGCCGACGACAAGAGCGACGCCGAGGAGGAGATCACCCACGCGGTGGCCTCCCACCTGACCCAGGAGGCCTCGGCCCCCTGA
- the miaA gene encoding tRNA (adenosine(37)-N6)-dimethylallyltransferase MiaA, whose amino-acid sequence MRIAVVGPTATGKSDLALDLAQALGARDQGRAEVINADASQLYRGMDIGTAKLPVDQRRGVPHHQFDVLEVRQEANVASYQRHARADAAAIEARGARVIIVGGSGLYVRALTDDMDFPGTDPAVRARLEERARTEGGRALGQELAQQDPVAAGRIAPGDTRRIVRALEVIEITGRPFSASLPDYRDAAPTVHLALRVDRQVLNTRIDARAAAMFDSGLLEETEDLVALGLREGSTAPRAIGYAQALEVLAGRMSAQEAVEQTAQATRSLASRQIKWFRRDPRVQWIDAALTRQGDWADGERQRVLEAALERIGSAELVP is encoded by the coding sequence GTGCGCATCGCCGTCGTGGGCCCCACCGCGACGGGCAAGTCCGACCTGGCCCTGGACCTGGCCCAGGCACTGGGGGCGCGGGACCAGGGGCGCGCGGAGGTCATCAACGCGGACGCCTCCCAGCTCTACCGGGGCATGGACATCGGCACCGCCAAGCTCCCGGTCGACCAGCGCCGGGGCGTGCCCCATCATCAGTTCGACGTGCTCGAGGTCCGCCAGGAGGCCAATGTCGCCTCCTACCAGCGTCACGCCCGCGCAGACGCCGCCGCGATCGAGGCCCGTGGAGCCAGGGTCATCATCGTGGGGGGCTCGGGGCTCTACGTGCGAGCCCTGACCGATGACATGGACTTCCCCGGCACCGACCCCGCGGTGCGCGCCCGCCTGGAGGAGCGCGCGCGCACCGAGGGCGGCAGGGCCCTGGGCCAGGAGCTGGCCCAGCAAGACCCGGTGGCCGCCGGCCGCATCGCCCCGGGCGACACCCGCCGCATCGTGCGGGCCCTGGAGGTCATCGAGATCACCGGCCGCCCCTTCTCCGCCTCCCTGCCGGACTACCGGGACGCGGCGCCCACCGTCCACCTGGCGCTGCGAGTCGATCGACAGGTCCTCAACACCCGCATCGACGCGCGCGCCGCCGCCATGTTCGACTCCGGCCTGCTGGAGGAGACCGAGGACCTCGTGGCCCTGGGCCTGCGCGAGGGGAGCACGGCGCCGCGGGCCATCGGCTATGCCCAGGCGCTTGAGGTCCTCGCGGGCCGGATGAGCGCGCAGGAGGCCGTGGAGCAGACCGCCCAGGCCACCCGCAGCCTCGCCTCCCGGCAGATCAAGTGGTTCCGCCGCGATCCGCGTGTCCAGTGGATCGATGCGGCCCTGACCCGCCAGGGCGACTGGGCCGACGGCGAGCGCCAGCGGGTCCTGGAGGCGGCCCTGGAGCGGATCGGCAGCGCGGAGCTCGTCCCTTAG